The window TGGCGGCGAACAAGGATTCGTATACCCGCTGCATAATTGTGTCGGCCCGGTCGTCGTCATTACCGAAAAACGGGGTCTTGTTGCGGAGTTTCAACCGCAGAGCCTCATCATTTTGAAAATTGTTTCGCAGGGCGCTGAGCAGTCTGGCCATGGGCAGGCTGCCGTCGTCAAAGACATGGGTCTTGATCGCCGACAGGCTGTCGGTCACCGTGCCGATGCCGCAGCACTGGATGTAGTTGGTGTTGTAACGCGGCCCGCCGTCATAGTAATCCCGGCCATTTTCGATACAGTCATGGATGACCACCGACAGGAAGGGGGCGGGTGAATATTTGCTGTACATCCGCTCGATGTAGTTGTTGACCCGGACCTTCAGATCGACGACGTATTGGAGCTGGCGGGTGAATGCCTGGTACAGCTCGTCAAAGGTCGTGAAGGTGGCCGGGTCGCCGGTGGCGATGGTTATCATCTTGCCAGTCAACTGGTCGAGGCCGTTATTGAGGGTAACCTCTAAGATCTTCGGGACGTTCAGGTATCCGGTGAGGATATAGGCCTCCTTGCCGAAGGCGCCGGTCTCGATGCAGCCGCTGGTGCCGCCCTCCCGGGCATCCTCAACCGTCTTGCCAACCCGCACCTGCTCCATGACCACCGCGTCGCTATTGAACACCGACGGATAGCCGTAGCCCTTGCGAATGACCCTGGTCGCGGCCTTGAGGAAGCGGTCCGGGGTTTTGCTGCTGATATGGACGCTCGGCTGCGGTTGCAGAAGGTGCAGTTCGTCGGAGACCTCCAGACAGATATAAGACACCTCGTTACAGGCATCGGCGCCTGACCGGTTCAGGCCGCCGAGATTGATTTGGGTGAAATCGTTGTAGGTGCCGCTTTCCTTGGCGGTGACCCCGACCTTTGGCGGTGCCGTATGATTATTGACCTTGATCCACAGGCAGCTGATCAGTTCCTTGGCCTGGTCGCGGGTGAGAATTCCCTCGGCTAGATCCCTTTCATAGAACGGCTGGAGGTGCTGGTCGATATGGCCGGGGGTCATGGCGTCCCAGCCATTTAGTTCAGTGATGGTGCCGAGGTGGACGAACCAGTACATCTGCAGGGCCTCGTACAGGGTGCGCGGTTTTTCGGCGGGGACCCGCCGGCATATCGCCGCGATGCGGCGCAGCTCGTCGCGGCGCTCCGGGTCCTTTTCGGCCGCGGCCATGGTCTCGGCAAGGTCGGCGTGGCGGTTTGCAAAGACAATGACCGCATCGCAGGCGATATCCATGGCCCGCAGCTGTTCAGCCTTGTCGGCTGCCGCCGGATCGCCTTCGAAATCGAGGCGGCGCAGCCGATCGGCGATCTTTGCCTTAAAATCAACCATGCCCATGCTATAAATGGTGCCGTCCAGGGCGGTGTGGCCAGGCGCCCGCTGCTCCATAAACTCGGTGAACAGGCCTGCTTCATAGGCAACGCGCCATTCGGCGGGGACGTCCTGGAAGATGCGGTCGCGCATCGAGCGGCCCTGCCAATAGGGGATGACCTCTTCTTCGTAGCGGCGGATGTCTTCATCCGTCACCCGGTAGCTGGCCATGGCCCGGGAGTTGAGAATGCGCAGATCCTCGGCGCTGTGGCAGGTCAGTTCCGGAAAGGTCGGCACTACCTTTGGTCCTGGGCCGCGCTCGCCGACCAGCAGTTCGCCTTCGCCAATATGGATGGTCTTGTGGCTGCAGAGATGGTGAAAGCATTTGGCCCGCAGCACCGGCAGGGAGTATTTGCCGTTATTTTCCTTGTAAAAGGCGGTCTCAAGAAGGGCCCGCTCTATGGAGATTGATGGCTGCGCGGCAAAACTTTCTTGCCGCAGTTTTTGTATCCTGCTGTTCATTCTATCCTCCGATACTGACGTCATCAGTGAAATTTCTCAGTGAATATGCAATAGCATCAATGTGCTCTCGGTCCGGGGCGGTGAAGGTCTCCCCTTTATAAACCCGGCCGAGTTTGCGGTATTTGGCGGTAGCCGAAGGATGGTAGGGCAGGATGTCGATGCCCTGCACCCCAGGGCAGGCAGCGACAAAGGCGCCCATTGCCGCGATATTTTCGGTACCGTCATTGATGCCCTGGATGAGGGGCAGGCGCACCCTGACCGCGTGTCCCGCCTGATACAGTTCCTTGAGATTTGCGAGAATCAGGTCATTGGCGACGCCGGTCAACCGTTTGTGGATTGTGCTGTCCATATGTTTGATATCGTATAAAAAGAGCTCGGTGTGCCGGGCGATATCGAGCAGGGTTGTCGTTGGCGCGAAGCCGCTGGTATCGACGACCCGGTGGATGCCCAGATGGCCGCAGGCCTGCAGCAAGGCGAGGAGGGCCTCCGGCTGGCATAGTGGCTCACCGCCTGAGCAGGTTATACCGCCACCGCTTTGGTCAAAAAACGGCAGATCCTTGGATATTTCAGCAACGATCTCGGCGATGCTCATCTTCTTGCCGGTGGACTCGTGGGCAAGGGCCGGGCAGATCGCCACACAGGAAGCGCAGGAGGCACAGACATCTTGAGCGCGATTGATGCCCTGGGTGGTGTGGTGCAGAGCCCTTTCCGGGCAGTGGTTGACACATTCGCCGCAGCCGACGCATTTTTCCGCCAGGAAAAGGATTTTGGCGTCGAAATCAATTCCCTCCGGATTATGGCACCAATGGCAGGCGAGCGGACAACCCTTGAAAAAGATGGTCGTTCGAATGTTCGGGCCATCGTGCAGGGCATAGCGTTTGATGGCAAAGATGTTGGCAAAAACGGTCTTCATCGGGTTATTTAACAATAAATCTCATTCCTGTACAAGGCAAATACTTGCGGCCGGCGAGAATTACAAGGAATACTCAGACGGCAAGGCCAATAAAAATGGGCGACAAAATAAATGTATACTATATATGTATGCAATATTGGCATCTTCGCCAAGGAAAATAATTGAGCTGACAGAGAACTTGAAGAAATGGTAAAGTCCTAGCAAGAAGGGGGCACAGTCGAGCAAAATGACTGCAGCTAATGATCGGTTGAGCAACTTGTCAGCTCACATGAAACGCATGCCCTTGCGGTGTGCCAAGAGTTGTATTTTTAAATGAAAAACGGAGATAACAATATGAAATTGCTGGTACTCCTGGGCAGTCCCCGCAAAGGCAACAGCGAGACCCTGGCCCGCACGGTAGCCGGGGCGATTGAGGCGGGCGGCGGAACCGTTGAATACAAGCGGTTGAACGAGCTAAGTATCAGGCCGTGTCAGGCTTGCGGCGGCTGCGAAAAAACCGGCAGCTGTGTCATCAAGGACGACATGACGGAGATCTACCAGGCGGCCGACGAGGCTGACCGGATACTCCTCGTCAGCCCGGTCTATTTCTACGCCTTGTCGGCCCAGGCGAAGATCTGCGGTGACCGGTTTCAGGCACGCTGGTCGCGGAAATATCTGCTGAAAGAGAGGTTTCGTCAGGGTGAGGGCCGCAAGGGCTATCTTCTTTCCACCTCGGCTACCAAAGGACCGAAGATTTTTGACTGCAGCATTCTGACCGCCAGATATATCTTTGATGCCATGGACGTCCAATATGGCGGCGAGTTTCTCGTCAAGGGCGTCGATACCCGCAAGGCGGTCCTTGGCTTACCGGATGAAATTGCCAAAGCGGAACAGTTTGGTAGGGATATGCTTGCCGGTAAAGCCTGATTTTCGGTGAACCCTCTGCTCAGCCACGTCCCTGGCGCCGATATAGTTATTTATTTTCAGGGCTAAGTCTGCTATGTATGGACGCGCGTTTTCGGGCGTGGCAGGTACCGGATCCTCGATGCTGCGGGGTTTGGCCGACTGTGCGCGCTTTTTGCCAAATTTTGATATGTTGTAACAATGAACAGGGATTTCAACCAACTCCAGTCGACCCAGTTTGACCTCGTCATTGTCGGCGGCGGGATTCACGGTGCCGTCCTCGCCTATGAAGCAGTGCGGGCTGGCTACCGGGTGGCCCTTTTGGAAAAAGGCGATTTCGGCCATTCCACCTCGGCCAATAGCCTGAAAATTATCCACGGCGGTATCCGCTATCTGCAGCACGGTGATCTGCCGCGAATGCGCGAATCGATAGTTTCCCGGCGCCAGATGATGGCCCTGGCACCGCACCTCGTCAAACCGCTCCGTTGCCTGATGCCCACCTATGGTCACGGCATCAAAGGGCGGGAGATGATGCGCCTTGCCTTTGCTATCTATGATCTGATTGCCTTTGATCGCAATAAGGGTCTGCCGCCCGAAAACCATCTGCCCTGCGGTTCGTCGGTTCCCCGTGATGCGGTGAAATGGATCGTCCCCGGTATCGCTGAGGCCGGACTGACTGGCGGGGCGATCTGGCATGATGCCATCGTTGTCGACAGTGAGCGGCTGGTTCTCGAATATCTGAAGGAAGCGGCGCGTTATGGAGCGGCCACCTTCAATTATGTCGAGGCCACCGATGTTGTCATGGCCGGCAACCAGGTGGCGGCGGTGCAGGTCCGCGATCTGGCGAGCGGTAGGGAGTTCAGGGTCGGCTGCCAGACGGTGGTCAACGCCACCGGTCCATGGCTGGAAGGACTCGGTGGCGGGCAGGCAGGGAAAGGCCGTCAGCTGTGGGCGACCGCCGTCAATATTGTCGTGAAGAAACAGCTCTTTCAGGACTATGCGGTAGGGCTTGAGGGTTACACCGAGTTCACCGACAAGGACGCCCTGATTAAGCGCGGCAAACGCCTGTTCTTTTTTGTGCCCTGGCAGGGCAGATATACCATGATCGGCACGACCTACACCCCCTATCATGGTACGGCCGACGGCTTTTCCCTGGCGCGGGAGGAGGTGGCGAAGGTCCTGGAGGATATCAACAAGATCTATCCGCACGGCCACCTTGGCATGGATGATGTGTCGTTTTATCATGCCGGCCTCCTGCCCATCAAAGAGAGCGACGACAGCGGCGCCGATTCGGTGCAGCTTGACAAGTCGTCGCTGATCATCGATCATGGCCCACAGGATGGCCGGTACGGTCTTTTTTCCATCAAGGGGGTCAAGTACACCACGGCCCCGGACATCGCCGGGAAGATGGTCGGAATTCTCTCAGGCAACCGGTGGCTGGGCAAAAGAAAGAAGGGCAGCTATGTCGCCGTGCCGCCGCGCAACCTCGATTTTGGGCCGGCGATCAGCCAGCTCGGCTGGGGGTTCGAGGTGATCAAGAAACATCTCAGCCTCCGGTATGGAACAAGGTGGCGCGAGGTCTTTGGTTATATCGCCAAAAACTACCCCAAAAGCGGCAACGGCGGGGCGCTGTGGATATCCGATGAACCGGCCCTTCTCGCCTGCGAGCTGCAGTACTTTATCCACGAGGAGATGGCCCTGCACCTGGCCGACGTCGTGTTCAGACGAACCAACCTCGCTGCCGCCGAATGCCCGTCCCGGGAGTTTCTCTTTCTGGTGGCAGGGGCAATGGCGGCGGAGTTGGGGTGGGATGCCGAGGAGCAGCAGCGGCAGATCGATGATGTGCAAAAGGTCTTTGCAATACTTCAGAATAGAGGCAGACAGCAATGTTTTTAGAAACCGCCGATATAGAAACGGCGACGGCCGAATACGCAGCACGCTTCAGCGGTGCGGCGGGCGAATACTTCCTTGCCATGCAGGCGGAGATAACCCTTAATCTTCTCGGGGATTTACCCGGAGCGCGGGTTCTCGATGTCGGCGGCGGGCATGCCCAGCTGGCCGAGCCGCTGATACAACATGGCTATACGGTGACGGTTACCGGCAGTGCCGACAGTTGCCGGACACGCCTTGACGAAAGACTTGCCCCGGGGTCGTTCACCTATCAGACCTGCGACTCCCTGGCCTTGCCCTACGCCGATCGTTCCTTTGACGTGGTCATGGCCTTCCGGCTTCTTCCCCATGTCAGCAGATGGCGGGAAATTATCGCCGAACTGAGCCGAGTAGCTGACAAATGCGTGATCTTTGATTATCCTGACCGGCGATCGACGAACATTCTTTATGAACTGCTTTTCAATATGAAGAAGAAAATGGAAGGCAATACCCGGCCCTTCACCCTTTTTTCCAGGGCCGAGATTGCCGCTGCAACCGCCGAGAACGGCTTTGGCCCACCGGTTTTTCGACCGGAGTTTTTTCTGCCCATGGTGCTGCACCGTAAGCTCGGCAATAAAAATCTGTCAATGGGTCTGGAGCGCTGTTTTCAGCTTACCGGCATTACCCGATTGTTCGGTTCGCCAATAATTTTCAGGAGTAACCGCGAGAGATAATGTTTTATCCGTCCGAGTTTTTTTCCTGAGGAGTACAATTTTGTCAGAGACCACACCCGCAACACGCAACATACTGATACTTTCCCCCCAGCCGTTTTTCCAGAATCGGGGAACGCCGATTGCTGTAAGGATACTTGCGCAGGAGCTTGCCCTGCTCGGCCACAGCGTCCATCTACTTGTATATCATGAAGGGGAGGACATCGATATCCCCGGGGTAGTCTTGCACCGGATTCCCAAAATATGGGGGGTAAATAATATCCCGCCATCGCTGTCCTGGAAAAAACTGCTGTGTGATGTCTTCATGTTCTTTAAGGCTATTCAGCTGCATCGCCGCTATCGCTATGAGATTATTCATGCTGTCGAGGAATCGGCCTTCATGGCCCTGGTGATGAAAAAGATCTTCGGCACCCCCTATATCTACGATATGGATTCCTCCCTGGCCGCCCAGGTTATCGAGAAGTTTTCCTTTCTCCGGCCCCTGCGGCGACTCCTGGAATTCTTCGAGAGGCTGGTCATCAATGAGAGCTTTGGCGTGGTGGCGGTGTGTAAGGCCCTGGAGGATATCGCCCTGGCCTGTTCCTCCGATAAACTCGTGGTCCGTCTTGAAGATGTCAGCCTTCTGGAAACAACGGCCTGCGCCGATGAGTTGCTGCGGCAACGCTATAATATCTCCGGGCCGATAATGCTTTATGTGGGGAATCTTGAAAAATACCAAGGTATTGACCTTCTTCTGGAGGGCTTTCAGCTGGCCCTGCAACAGGGTTGCCAAGGCAATGTGGTGATCATCGGCGGCACGGAACAGACCATCGCTGCCTATAAAAAATATGCCGAGGAACTGGATATTCTCAACCACACCTATTTTTGCGGACCACGACCGGTTGCCCTCCTCGGGTACTATCTGGCCCAGGCCGATATCCTGCTATCGCCGAGGATTCAGGGCGACAACACCCCGATGAAACTGTATTCCTACCTCGATTCGGGCAAGGTGGTTCTGGCCACTAATCTACCGACCCACACCCAGGTGCTGCAGGAGGCCTTCGCCTGCCTGGTCGAGCCGACCAGGGAAGGCATGGCCGGCGGCATGGTGCGCTTGCTGGGCGATGCGGAATTGCGCGATCAACTCGGCAAGAAGGGTGGCAAGGTTGCCCGGGAAAAGTATTCTCTTGCGGCCTTCAAAGTGAAATTAAAACGGTTTTACCAAGAGGTTTCCAGAGGTTTGCAGGCCATGTACCGCACGGTCCTGGTCGCTATTACCCTCAATTACGAGGTGGAAGCGGTGGTGCTGGAAATCTTTGCGGGCGGCACCCAGCTCTGATTCCATCTACTCTCCAACGCAGGGATTTCTTATTTGTTAGGAATTTATGAAGATACTCGTAACCGGCGGCACCGGATTTACCGGCCACAATCTCAGTAAAAGACTCCTCCAGGACGGTCATCAGGTCAGGTTATTGGTGCGCAACACGGCTCGTGTGGCCCTTGAGCCCCAGCCGGGCCTTGAGGTTTATGAAGGGGATATCAGAGACCGGGAAGCGGTTAACAGGGCGGTAGAAGGCGTTGCCAAGGTCTTCAACATCGCCGCGATGTTTCGCACGGCGGGTTCGGTTGACAAGGATTATCACGATATCCATGTCGTGGGCACCCGGCATCTTCTGGAGGCGGCGGTGAAAAACCGCGTCGAACGTTTTGTCCACTGCAGTACTGTTGGGGTGCACGGCGACATTAAAGTGCCGCCGGCAAACGAGGAGGCACCCTATGCCCCTGCTGATATCTACCAACGGACGAAACTTGAAGGGGAGCTGATGGCCCGTGAGTTTGCCGTAAAGAACGGTCTTGCTCTGTCAGTGGTCCGGCCGACGGCCATCTACGGACCTGGTGATTTACGGCTTCTCAAGCTCTTTAAGCTGGCGGTCAAAAAAATTACCCCGGTCATCGGCACCGGCAAAATCTTCTACCACATGGTCTATATCGACGATCTGGTGCAGGGCTTCATCCTTGCCTCGGAAAGGCCGGAGGCGATCGGCGAGGCCTTCATCATCGGCGGCGATGAGAACATGATTCTCGACGATCTGCTTTCGACCATCGCCCGGATAACCGGCAGCCCGGATGTCAAGGTGCATATTCCGGCCCTGCCCTTTCAATTGATCGGCTCACTTTGTGAGAAGATCTGTATCCCCCTGGGAATTAATCCGCCCATCTACCGGCGTCGCGTCGATTTCTTCACCAAGAGCCGCTCCTTTGATATCTCCAAGGCCAAAAGACTGCTCGGTTACACCCCGAAATATGGTCTGCAGGAGGGACTGCGCCGGACCGCTTTATGGTATCAAGAACAAGGGGTGTTGTAGTTTTCCGGCATTTTCCTGTCGCGTCCCGCGATCCTTGGCAGGTAAAAAAAGAAAAATGACTTCATTGCCTTGTGGATGGTCAAAGAAGCCGTTTATAATAGTTTGAAAGCCGCGGCAAAATTTCTGCTTTCCCCGGATTGCCGATAATCGGCGTTCTGCCAAGGTCTGAAAAAGAGCTACCAAACTATGGATGTATTTGTTGCACGACAGCCGATCTTCCGGGCCGACAAAAAATTATTTGCCTACGAATTGCTTTTTCGCACTGGTATGTCCAATGCCTTCCCAGGAATCGATGGCGAGACGGCGACCTCAAGCCTTTTGTCCAGCTCGTTTTTTACGGTGGGGATTGAGCATATCTCCGGCGGCAAGGTGGTGTTCATCAATTTTACCGAAGAGCTGCTGGTGCGGGGAACGCCGTCAATGTTTCCAAGAGAGCAGGTCATCGTTGAAGTGCTTGAGGAAGTTCAGCCCACCGAGGCGGTCATCGCCGCCTGTCAAGAGCTGGTGCAAAAAGGGTATACGCTTGCCCTCGATGATTTTGTTTTTCACAATGATCTTCGTCCCTTGTTGGAGATTACCAAGATCATCAAGATCGACTTCCGTCTTACGCCAATCGGTGAAATTGCCGAAATATTATCGCAATTAAGCCAATATAACTGTGAGTTTCTGGCGGAAAAGATTGAGACCCACGAGGAATTCATGGAGGCCAAGGCACTCGGCTTCAGCTATTTTCAAGGCTACTTCTTTGCCAAACCGGAGATACTGAAAAACAAGGATATCTCGCCGTCGCAGATGACGATCATGCAGCTCATCTGTGAGGTCAACCGGGCGGAGTTTCATGTCAAGAAAATGGAACAATTGATCAATCAGGATGTGTCGATATCCTACAAGCTGGTCAATTATCTCAACTCTGCCTATTTTGGCAGGCGCCACCCGGTGTCGTCCATCCAGCAGGCCATTGCCTACCTCGGCGAGCGGGGGCTGCGAATGTTCATTTCGCTTATTGCCACCAGCCGACTGGTTGATAATAAGCCCGATGAATTGTTGAAGATCTCGGCGATTCGGGCAAAATTTCTTGAGCAAATCGCTATCGACTTGAATATGGACAGCGGCGAGTTCTTTATGCTCGGGCTCTTTTCCCTGCTGGACGCCATGCTCGACAATTCCATGGAGCATCTCGTCGGTCAGTTACCCCTGCAGGCCCATGTCAACCAGGCTCTGGTGATGAAGACCGGCAGACTCGCGCCCTATCTGCGCCTTGTCGAATATTATGAGACCTGCGACTGGACGGCACTTGATGAACAGCTTGCTCAGCTGCATATTGACCCGGAGAAAATCCAGAACTACTATATCAATGCAGTGCGGTTGGCGGACTTCTTCTAAAACCCCATCAGGGGACAGGTACCTCAGATACTTCCATGCATCTTGCAGCTGGCTTTTTCCGCGTTATCGTTTGTTTATCTTTTCTTACCCTTGCCCCGTCGGCTATGGCTCTTGAGATGGGTGGCGGGTATTCCAGGCAATTGCTTAATAACACTGCTATTGAGCAATATGAGATGGTGGTCCGTCAGCCGCTGGCCTATAAAGCTGAGTTGAGTGGCTGGTCTGATCAAACGAAGCGTATGCCCTTGCGCATGGTATTCGGCGGGGAACTGCGGATTTCCTCAGTGGTCGAGATGGCTATGGCGGTAATCCGGGAAGCGGATACCGCCCATCCGGCGGTCGGCAAATTCACCATTATGCCGCAGCTGGTTCTCAGGCCGCATAACAGGCTCCATTGGTTTTTTGGACTGGGAGCCGGTCTTATGGGCGGGGATACGGCATTTACCGAGCATGATCTCGGCGGCAATTTCTTCCTGGCCTCCAAGATCGGAACGCGCCTCCTTCTTGGCGATAACTGGGGCAGTGAACTTGTCTACTATCATCAATCCAATGGCGGAATCTACGACCACAACGCCAGCCTCAATATGTGCCAATTCGCTCTTTTCTACAGATTTTAACCCCTTCTTGGGTCTTCATGAGCACATGGAATTGCCGGCGGGCGAGGAGGCTAGGCTGTCAGATCCAGCGCCGCTTGCGGAAATACAGCAGCTGGCCGAAGACGACGCACAAGACGACCACCACGACAATGGCAAAGGCCCAGGGATAATCGGCGCCGGGGATGCCGCCGACATTAATGCCGAGCAGGCCGGTGAGAAAGCTCAAGGGAAGAAAAATTACGGTAACCAGCGACAGGGTGTACATTCGCGAATTCAACTGTTCCGACAGCAGGCTGACCAGCTCTTCCTGGGCAATCAAGGCCCGTTCGTGAATGGAGTCGAGATCCTCGATAATCCTGGTCAGGCTATTGGTGGTTTCGCGCAGGTGCCGGCGATCTCTGGTGCTGATCCAGGAGATGGTTTCCGCCTGGATGCGGGTGAGGGCCTCGCGTTGCGGTGAAAGGTAACGGCGGAGGAGGATGGCCTTGCGGCGGATTGCCGAGATCTGGGTGCGCAGCCCTTTATTGCCGGACTGCACAACCTGCTCTTCCAGCGAGGAGGCCTGATCATCAATGACGTCGATGGCACTCTCGATGTTCGAGGTGAGGAGTTCGGCGAGCACCTCGATAAAGCCACCGCTGGTGGCCGGACCCTGGCCGGCAAGCAGGCTGTCGGCGATTTCGCTGACCGACAACAGGCGGCGCTTGCGGGTGGAGATGATACGCATTTCCTCGGCCCAGATTCGCACCGAGATCATGTCTTCATGGTCCGAGCCCGGGTTGTGGTTGATGCCACGCAGGGTGAGCAGCAGGCCTTTACCGACAGCTATCGACCGGGGTCTGGTTTCTTCACTGAGCAGGGTCCGGGAAACCACCGGGTCAAGCCCACTCCTTTGCTCTATCCAGGACACCGCCCGGTCAGCGTCGTAGGAGAAATGCACCCACAACCGGCCATCGGCCGGTGTCCAGCCTTCTACCTCCTCCCAGGTGAGCGGGCGTCCGCCGCCCTGGCCATCGAGGAGAAACGCGTGAATCAAGCCCTGGTCTTCCATAGTATTATTCAATCACCGCCGGGCGGAGCCGATGGGCAAAAAATTGCTGGGCGGAAAGCGGTGTTTCGCCGGCGGCAGGCTGCCTTCTTTGGTAGCTGCCATCCGGCTGCATGTCCCAGGAAAAGGTATTGTCACTTTCATAAACGGCGAGAATATCTTCCAATTCCGCCTTAATTTTTGGGCTTTCCACGGGCATGATGGTTTCCATTCGTGATTCAAGATTGCGTTTCATCCAGTCGGCCGAACCGATGAGGAAGATCGGGTCGCCGCCGTTTTCAAAACGATAGATCCGGCTATGTTCGAGGAAGCGGCCGACAATGCTGTACACCCGGATGGTCTCCGACAGCCCCGGCACACCGGCCTTCAGGCTGCACAGGCCGCGGATATTCATGGAGATCGGTACCCCGGCCTGACTGGCCAGATAGAGTTCGCGGATGATCTGCCGGTCCTGCAGCTGGTTCATCTTGGTTTTGATCCCCGAAGGCTTACCGGCCTTATGGTTGATAACCTCCTCGCGGATGAGGGCGACGAAGCGATCGCGCATATTGTGCGGGGCAACCAGCAGCAGGTTGTATTCCTGGGCGGCAATGGCCCCGGTCAGCTCGTTGAACAGCCGGCTCACCTCCCAGCCGAGTTTTTCATGGCAGCTGATGATCCCCAGATCGCCATACAATTTCGCCGTTCCGGTGTGGTAATTGCCGGTGCCGATATGGATGTAGCGTTTGATGCCGTCGCTTTCCTCGCGGACGATCATGGCCAGTTTGACATGGGTCTTTAATCCCTCGACGCCATAGACCACGTGGGCCCCGGCCTGTTCGAGGATCTTGCCCCAGGCGATGTTCGGGGCCTCATCGAAACGGGCGGTGATCTCCACCAGGACGGCAACCTGCTTGCCGCGCTGGGCCGCCTCCATCAGGGCCTTGACGATCGGCGATTGGGTGGCGGTGCGGTAGATGGTCAGTTTGATCGCCAGAACCTTCGGGTCGCTGGCGGCGTGCTGCAGCAGGCGGAGGATCGAGGTGTCGAAGTCATGGTAGGGGAGATGGATAAGCAGGTCGCCCCTTTTAATCTCGTTGAAGAAGGCATTGCAGTCATCGGGATGGAGGTTTTGCAGATCCCGGTGGGTTTTCGGCACATGCGGGGCATCGCGAAGGTCGCCCCTGCCGTCGATCTTCAGTTCGAGCAGGTCTTTATAGCCGAGCATGCCGCCGATGGCCATGGTCTGGGTGACATCGATATCCAGTTGTTCTACCAGCCAGGCACGCAGGTCGACGGGGGTATCTTCACTGACCTCAAGGCGGACGATGCCTGCAAATTTCCGGAAATTCAGCTCGGCGGTGACCATGCCGATGATGCTGCCCGGTTCCATGTCCTCGGTCTGCAGTTCATCAAGACGGGCGCGATCCCAGGGGTTGTCTTTGGCCGCCCGGGTAACGCGAAAGTAATAGCAGGCAAAGGCGACTGCCTTTGGGAAGAGGAGGCGCAGGTTATTGGCGATGACCTCCTCAAGGCGGACAAAACCGCGATTGCCGGGCAAGGCCACCCAGCGTTTGCGGTTGGCCGGCACCTTCAGGCGGACAAAACGGGTTCGGTCGTCTTCCTGGGTGATAACGATGGCGATATTCAGACAGAGATTACTGATGAACGGAAAGGGATGGGCAGCGTCAACGGCCAGTGGGGTGAGGATCGGTAAAACGGCATCCTCGAAGTATTTGGTGAGGAATGCTTGATCCTCCTTATCGATGAATGGGTAGGTTTTAAAGTGGATACCTTCCTTGCCAAGGGCCGGCACCAGAACCTTGTCAAACAGGTCGCTGAGGATGCGCGTCTGCCGCAGCAACTCCTCCCAGCAGAGGGCCAGTTCTTCGCAGGGGGTGAGGCCGT of the Desulforhopalus sp. genome contains:
- a CDS encoding glycyl radical protein — its product is MNSRIQKLRQESFAAQPSISIERALLETAFYKENNGKYSLPVLRAKCFHHLCSHKTIHIGEGELLVGERGPGPKVVPTFPELTCHSAEDLRILNSRAMASYRVTDEDIRRYEEEVIPYWQGRSMRDRIFQDVPAEWRVAYEAGLFTEFMEQRAPGHTALDGTIYSMGMVDFKAKIADRLRRLDFEGDPAAADKAEQLRAMDIACDAVIVFANRHADLAETMAAAEKDPERRDELRRIAAICRRVPAEKPRTLYEALQMYWFVHLGTITELNGWDAMTPGHIDQHLQPFYERDLAEGILTRDQAKELISCLWIKVNNHTAPPKVGVTAKESGTYNDFTQINLGGLNRSGADACNEVSYICLEVSDELHLLQPQPSVHISSKTPDRFLKAATRVIRKGYGYPSVFNSDAVVMEQVRVGKTVEDAREGGTSGCIETGAFGKEAYILTGYLNVPKILEVTLNNGLDQLTGKMITIATGDPATFTTFDELYQAFTRQLQYVVDLKVRVNNYIERMYSKYSPAPFLSVVIHDCIENGRDYYDGGPRYNTNYIQCCGIGTVTDSLSAIKTHVFDDGSLPMARLLSALRNNFQNDEALRLKLRNKTPFFGNDDDRADTIMQRVYESLFAAIDGKQNTKGTAYHLNMLSTTCHVYFGKMLGASANGRFAGLPESDGTSPSHGADRQGPTAVIKSLSKMDQLKSGGTLLNQRFLPSVLATDQDLDKLAGLVRTYFTLGGHHIQFNVVDSKTLRTAQEHPDEYRNLLVRVAGYSDYFVDLDREHQEEIISRTEQELA
- a CDS encoding glycyl-radical enzyme activating protein — encoded protein: MLNNPMKTVFANIFAIKRYALHDGPNIRTTIFFKGCPLACHWCHNPEGIDFDAKILFLAEKCVGCGECVNHCPERALHHTTQGINRAQDVCASCASCVAICPALAHESTGKKMSIAEIVAEISKDLPFFDQSGGGITCSGGEPLCQPEALLALLQACGHLGIHRVVDTSGFAPTTTLLDIARHTELFLYDIKHMDSTIHKRLTGVANDLILANLKELYQAGHAVRVRLPLIQGINDGTENIAAMGAFVAACPGVQGIDILPYHPSATAKYRKLGRVYKGETFTAPDREHIDAIAYSLRNFTDDVSIGG
- a CDS encoding flavodoxin family protein, yielding MKLLVLLGSPRKGNSETLARTVAGAIEAGGGTVEYKRLNELSIRPCQACGGCEKTGSCVIKDDMTEIYQAADEADRILLVSPVYFYALSAQAKICGDRFQARWSRKYLLKERFRQGEGRKGYLLSTSATKGPKIFDCSILTARYIFDAMDVQYGGEFLVKGVDTRKAVLGLPDEIAKAEQFGRDMLAGKA
- a CDS encoding glycerol-3-phosphate dehydrogenase/oxidase — protein: MNRDFNQLQSTQFDLVIVGGGIHGAVLAYEAVRAGYRVALLEKGDFGHSTSANSLKIIHGGIRYLQHGDLPRMRESIVSRRQMMALAPHLVKPLRCLMPTYGHGIKGREMMRLAFAIYDLIAFDRNKGLPPENHLPCGSSVPRDAVKWIVPGIAEAGLTGGAIWHDAIVVDSERLVLEYLKEAARYGAATFNYVEATDVVMAGNQVAAVQVRDLASGREFRVGCQTVVNATGPWLEGLGGGQAGKGRQLWATAVNIVVKKQLFQDYAVGLEGYTEFTDKDALIKRGKRLFFFVPWQGRYTMIGTTYTPYHGTADGFSLAREEVAKVLEDINKIYPHGHLGMDDVSFYHAGLLPIKESDDSGADSVQLDKSSLIIDHGPQDGRYGLFSIKGVKYTTAPDIAGKMVGILSGNRWLGKRKKGSYVAVPPRNLDFGPAISQLGWGFEVIKKHLSLRYGTRWREVFGYIAKNYPKSGNGGALWISDEPALLACELQYFIHEEMALHLADVVFRRTNLAAAECPSREFLFLVAGAMAAELGWDAEEQQRQIDDVQKVFAILQNRGRQQCF
- a CDS encoding class I SAM-dependent methyltransferase, yielding MFLETADIETATAEYAARFSGAAGEYFLAMQAEITLNLLGDLPGARVLDVGGGHAQLAEPLIQHGYTVTVTGSADSCRTRLDERLAPGSFTYQTCDSLALPYADRSFDVVMAFRLLPHVSRWREIIAELSRVADKCVIFDYPDRRSTNILYELLFNMKKKMEGNTRPFTLFSRAEIAAATAENGFGPPVFRPEFFLPMVLHRKLGNKNLSMGLERCFQLTGITRLFGSPIIFRSNRER